A window of Fusarium fujikuroi IMI 58289 draft genome, chromosome FFUJ_chr10 genomic DNA:
CAGTCCactcttccccagattccccGCTATTCCCCATAGCGCGCTAACCTTTCTGCTATGCCCTTCTGGATGACCCCGCGTTGCGATCCTCAGTTTGTCCCCCTTAGCAAGTTTAGTGTAACGAATGAAGTTACCGAGGCCGAAATTCATGCCACAAAACATCCTTTGGCTTGGCTCACCTGATCCAGCCCTTGTATCACCACTATGGTTATGATATCCTCGTCTTAAATGGTCCTCCACGGCCCATTCACATGCATTGACCGGATCAACCTTCTTTTACGTTCCTTTCAAATCGCTATTCTCATCAGATTGTTTTATCAACATGGACCACGTCATGATGGTTGAGCCCAAAAGCCCTGAGGCCCTTGTGGTCTCGTTTACCAGTGGCTGTCTCTTACACATTCTCTTCTACCGTAGGGGAGAATGGGACACACTTGCGCTCCGAATCTTGCAGGCCTATGCTACATTGCCCATCATTGTTATTGGGTTGTTACGCTTGGCTGAATTCAAAGGATGGCAGCATGGCAACAATCTTTCGGCTGCATCCGTCCTTTTGCTCGAAGGCGCTCACATACTCGGGCTTATAACCAGCATCCTTTGTTATCGCATCGTCTTCCATCCCTTGAACAAGTTCCCTGGGCCACTTTACGCTCGAATCTCAAACTTCTATCCGACCTACCTCACTACCAAGAACACGCATCTGtatgaagaggttgagcaACTCCATCACCAATACGGTGATTTCGTTAGATTGGGTTAGTATCTCCCCCTCCAGCTTCCGATCTCAAATTAAATCTTCGCCTCTAGGACCAACACAACTCTCCATTACACACCCAAAGGCGATCGATGCTATCTACTCTGCCAAATCCCCATGCACCAAAGGCCCGTTCTACAACATTCTCAACCCTCGTATCTCGTTACACATGATTCGCGACCACAAGGAGCACAGCGCTAGGCGAAAGACCTGGGATAGAGCCCTAAGCTCTAAATGTAAGAGCTACTCTTTTCGCATACCCATCTATTCACCAGCTAACAAGTATAAAGCACTACGTGACTACGAACCTCGCGTCACAAAGTATACTACACAATTACTCGATCGTCTCAATGAGATGCAAGGCACGACTATCAACGCCTCGGACTGGTTGAACTTTTACAGCTTCGACGTTATGGGTGATCTTGCTTTTGGCAAGTCCTTCAACATGTTACGTGACGGTGTCAATCATTACTTCCTGAGTTCGCTGCATGGCTCAATGAAGATGGTTGGTGCTCTTGCCCACATTTCATGGGTTATCCCCATCCTGAAACTCATCCCCGCCGTCAATTCTGAGGACCGACAGTTCTGGGCGTGGATTTCAGGTCAAGTTGAGGAACGATCAAAGGTACGCCTCTTTCCCTGAGCAACCTGGTGACTGGACTAACACAGACGACGAGTAGATGAAGCCTGATAATCCCGATGTCTTTGCTTGGATCCTCGAGGAGTACGAGCGCAATCCAAAGACACACCAAGCAAAGCTCAATGTTGAAGCCGAAGCCTATCTAATCGCAGTTGCTGGAAGGTATGTACTCGGTGTTATTTCTGGGCACCAGAGTCGCTTTGAGACTTACTAGACTACAGTGACACGACCGCTGCGACTTTGACTGGTCTTCTCTTCGAGCTGGCGACCAATCCCTCTCAAATCATCAAGCTGAGAGAGGAGATTGACCAGTACTTTATGGACAGAGAACACGCAGACCATACATCACTCTCCAACCTCATTCACTTGAATGCGGTAATCGACGAGTCCCTTCGTTTACACCCGCCAGTCCCATCAGGTTTGCAGAGAGTCACTCCCCCACAGGGACTGATGGTAGGGGACACCTTCATACCAGGCAATACTATTGTTCAGGTTCCCATGCATACAATTCAGCGAGGTAGGTTATTTTCCGTCTGCCTCATTGTACAGAAACAGCTGATCATGTTGATTAGATGAACGCAATTTCGCACGACCATCAGAGTTCATCCCAGAGCGTTGGACAACATCACCTGAGTTGACCAAAGATAAGACAGTCTACGCACCCTTCTCAATCGGTAATATTAAGTTTGCCATCCATCTGAACTTATGCTGACTCTAAGAAGGTCGATATTCTTGTGTCGGGAAGCAGCTTGGTTTGATGGAAGTGAGATATGTTATAGCACATATTATAAGGGCATTCGATGTGAGACTTGGTCAGGGCCAGACTAAAGAGGGCTTTTTAAAGTCCAAGATGGATACGTTCACACTGGCCACGCCAAACCTTCACCTTGTCTTTACACCTCGTCCTACAACATGATGGCATTTATAAAAACACAATTTGTTAAGCACATGACGGGCAGACTTGCGTTATAGTTGAGCTTGATATAGCAGCAATGTTGATACTACCCCTAATgactataattaaatctcctcctccttatTCACAATAGTCGCAGCACCTCCACCCTCCGCCTCAGCAACGATCTTAGTTCTCAACACCTTTCCACTCTGATCGGTATATATGTTACAATAAGCACTGAGCCCATGATACGGTGCGTACGTGTACTGCAGCTCGTACTCCACCCCTTCATCACCAGTGATTGTCTTATTGTGGCCAGTGAACTTCATGTCCTTGTTGTAGAACCCAACTTCCTTACGACGCCTCTCAACTCCGTTGTTGTTCAGGTAGATATCGTATAGGAAGCCATCTTGTGTCAAGACGCGGTTCCTGTTTGTCGACCCTGAGAAGTCGTTGACGGAGTAGAGAATATTATTCTCAAGACGCGCAGTGagatctctcttctccaacgcCTCAGCATCTTCGCCAGATTCATTGCCTCCACTGCTTCCGCCAACGATATCGCCAACATCATCCACAATGTCCTTGACAGTATCTCCAAGGGTTGCAATGATGGGGTTCAGGTCGATactctcaagaacatcatcgaCCATACGAAGGATATTACCGAGACGGGCCTCAAGCTCGACCTTGGCTGTGACGTTGTAAATGCCGAGCTTGACACGATCAATTCCGAGATCGACACCAGCGTTGAAGTTCAGTAGATTGAGGACTTTTGCATCTAGGTTGATTTTGGCTGTGATGTTCTGCACCTCAATGGAGATCTCGCCCACTGAGACATTGGCGTTGAGGTAGACGTCTGGTTCCTCGTTGAGAGGCGCAATGCCGCTGTTGGTGTTTTCAGTCTCATATATGGCGGACTCATCGTCGCCTCGACGGTTCAGGCGATAGCCATAGTAGCCGTCACCTTTAGCTTTCGCGGTAGCAAAGCTTATAAACGAGGCCAGAGCCAAAGCGCCGAATAGTGAATGATGCTTCATGGTGAGGTTGAGTTTGCTGTTGGTAAAAGGAGTGTGAGAATGAAAGAGACAGCTGCACAGTCTAAAATGAGATGCCCTTCAGAAAGGGCGCAAGTCGTAgaatagaagaaaaaacaCAAGCGACCCTCCTTCACAGAGCATCCCAACCAAGCTTGTAATAATTACCAAGTATCCCTGCTGAAAGTGGTGGAATAAGACTCAATCTAACTTGGTTGGATAACCCAGATTCAACGGTAAGCGAACTTGAAACAGCATCAACTCCGGTAGGAAAGTTCCGGCCCTGATCTCCAGCCTCCGAGGTTTCATTGATGCAGGGGAAATCACAACGAGTGGAGCCGTGATGGGCGTATGAGAAGCCTTGCTTGGGCCGGAGAGGGCTGTATTTCCGACAGACCCTTGTCACTGCGTCAATGCATGAACTCAATCTCGATCGATTACCCCGTAAAGCATATCAGTAATTTCATTCCAGTTCCGAAAATCCTGTTTCCTTATTGCTTGTAACTCAAAGGGCGGATAAGACCCGCGGTATAACCATCCCAATAAGCTCATAGAGCCGAACGCTTATGATGCGATGGGAGATTGCGCTGGTTCCAAGGGCCGTGTGACAAAGATCCACTTTATGCCATGGGGTAAATGATCAAAGACCTGGCGGTGGACGATGAGCAAGAAATGTCTCGACATACCATAATTGTCTCGAGTGATAGCGCATCGAACATCATCACCTCCTTCCAAACAGATTCCTCCCAAACTTCAACATGCGTCTCTCCATTTTTAAGCCTTTGATTCTGGCTCATCTTTTCAGTCTGGGCATTGCCCAAACACCAGACTCAACAGACCCAGCTACAACTGCAGAGAGCATCGCCATTCCCCCGACAGCTTCACCATCTGGTGCTGAGGATGCCACCAGCGACAGCACGGCTCAGCCGACATCTGCacctggaggaggaggagggtcAAGTAACTCCTCACTTGGTCCTCCCGACGTTCATCTCAAAGTCCCAGAACTCTCTGTTGGCCGCATTGAGCTAGACGTCGACAATCTGCATGCagacatcaacctcaacgcTGATATTGCGAAGCTTGTTCAGATCAACGCCGGCATCCAAGTCGGCATTGACAAAGTCAACATCACAATTGCGGATGTAGAGGCTGAACTTGAGCTCGTGGTTCGCCTGGGCCATTTGGTCGAGATTGTCAACCGCACTCTGGCTTCTCTCGATCTGAACCCGGCTCTCATCAATTTGCTCGACTCCGTCGGCGACATTGTCGAAGGCGTCATCGGCGCTGTGGATGGTCTACTTGGATCTATCACCCAGGGCGACACGAAACTCAATTTCCTCATTGACAACCTTGGAAACATCGTGCAAGAAGTCACAAAAACGGGCAGCGATGTTGTCAGCTCGATTATCGGAAACTACAAGCAAAATATGACCTTCACTGGCGATGAGAAGACTTTGCAAAATGGTCTCACGCAGAGGACATACGAGTACAAGGAGCTCAGTGCTCTTGTAAACATTGTATTTAACAAAGCTGGTCAAATTGTTCAGGCCATGGTTGTCAAAGGTGGCGGTAGTGGTTCcggagacgatgatgagcccAGTGGCAGTGCAACTGCGTCGCAAACAGCAACGGCTGCTCCCAGCCAAGCTACGACAACATCATCTGCTTAATGAAGGACCACGCTGTATCGCATCTATACACcatattaataaaagtaacaaccatcaccatcttctcagaaattatactatattgTTGCCATTAGTGACCTATAAAATGTCGAACTGATGTATTATAACCTAAACTTAACACTAAAGCCATTATGAGATACTAAAGAATAGATTGCAACTATAAGAACATTTCGAGACGGCTATTAAAAACTGTTAATGTGACCTGATTTGTGTAGCCAGTATAGGCTCGACTAAGTTTTATAAAGCTGGTCTCCCTCCTGAAGGAGGGTTCGGTAGTAAGTTCAGTTCCTTTAGTGAACTTTTTGCATCAAGCTGTGATAATTATTTTTCTGCATCAAGTTGGCCTTAATAGG
This region includes:
- a CDS encoding related to pisatin demethylase cytochrome P450, with translation MDHVMMVEPKSPEALVVSFTSGCLLHILFYRRGEWDTLALRILQAYATLPIIVIGLLRLAEFKGWQHGNNLSAASVLLLEGAHILGLITSILCYRIVFHPLNKFPGPLYARISNFYPTYLTTKNTHLYEEVEQLHHQYGDFVRLGPTQLSITHPKAIDAIYSAKSPCTKGPFYNILNPRISLHMIRDHKEHSARRKTWDRALSSKSLRDYEPRVTKYTTQLLDRLNEMQGTTINASDWLNFYSFDVMGDLAFGKSFNMLRDGVNHYFLSSLHGSMKMVGALAHISWVIPILKLIPAVNSEDRQFWAWISGQVEERSKMKPDNPDVFAWILEEYERNPKTHQAKLNVEAEAYLIAVAGSDTTAATLTGLLFELATNPSQIIKLREEIDQYFMDREHADHTSLSNLIHLNAVIDESLRLHPPVPSGLQRVTPPQGLMVGDTFIPGNTIVQVPMHTIQRDERNFARPSEFIPERWTTSPELTKDKTVYAPFSIGRYSCVGKQLGLMEVRYVIAHIIRAFDVRLGQGQTKEGFLKSKMDTFTLATPNLHLVFTPRPTT